The DNA sequence TTCGAACTCAGTCCGAACGGTGAGTCGTTGGCGATCAGTACCGCCTCGTCCAGGTCGTCGGCCCGGTACAGCGTGGCGACCGGCCCGAACGCCTCCTCGCGGTGGATCCGCATCTCGCGGGTGATGCCGGCGAGCACGGTGGGCGCGTAGTACCAGCCGGGCAGCTCGGGCCGGCGGAGCTGGTGGCCGCCGCACAGCACGGCCGCTCCGCTGCGCCGGGCGTCGTCGACGAGCTCCTCCAGGTCGTCCCGCCCCCGTTCGCTGGACAACGGGCCGACCTCCGTCTCCTCCTGCATCGGATCGCCGACCACCAGCGCCTTCATGCCCTCCACGAACCGCTCGGCGAACGCCTCGTAGACGTCCGTGTGCACGATGAACCGCTTGGCGGCGATGCACGACTGACCGGTGTTCTGCACGCGCGCGGTCACCGCGATCTGCGCGGCGCGGTCGACGTCGGCCGACGGCATCACGACGTAGGGGTCGCTGCCGCCCAGTTCCAGGACCGTCTTCTTGATCATCTCCCCGGCGGTGGCGGCGACCGCGCGGCCGGCAGGCTCGCTGCCGGTGAGCGTGGCCGCCCTGACGCGCTCGTCGCGCAGGATCTCGTCGACCTGTCCGGAGCCGACGAGCAGGGTCTGGAAGCAGCCCTCCGTGTAGCCCGCGCGGTGGAACAGATCCTCCAGGTAGAGGGCGGTCTGGGGGACGTTCGAGGCGTGCTTGAGGAGGCCGACGTTGCCCGCCATGAGCGCCGGGGCCGCGAAGCGGATCACCTGCCAGAGCGGGAAGTTCCACGGCATCACCGCGAGCACCGGGCCCAGCGGCCGGTAGCGGACCCGGACCCGCGAGGCGCCGGAGTCCTTCACGTCGGACTCGGGCGGCTCCTCGTCGGCGAGCAGTTCCTCGGCCCGCTCGGCGTACCAGCGCATCGCCTTGGCGCACTTGGCGACCTCCGCGCGCGACTGCGTGATGGGCTTGCCCATCTCGGTGGTCATCGTCCGGGCGATGTCGTCCTGGTCCCCCTCCAGGAGACTGGCGGCCTGGATCAGCAGGCGAGCCCGGTCGACGAAGCTGGTCGTCCGGTACGTGCGGAACGTGGCCTCGGCGAGCTGGAGCCTGCGCTCGATCTCCTCGGCACCCATGGCCTCGTACGTCTTGAGCGTCTCGCCGTTCGCCGGGTTCACCGTCGCGATGGGCATGACCGACCTCCTGGGAGCGGGCTGATGCTTCGACCTTCCCGCGCGGCGGTGGCTACCGCAACGCGTGTACGGCCGCTCAGGCCGAGTGCTCCGCCAGCCGGTCGAGAAACGCGGCCTGGGCCTTGACGACGACCTCCCGCGCCCGGTCGACGCCCAGCCACGCCACCCGGTCGAGCTCCGGGAACTCCTGGGTCCGCCCCGAGCGCGGCGGCCACTCCATCACGAACGTGCCGGGGACGACCGTCGCCGGGTCGAGGTCGGCCTCGACCGCCCACACCGTGACGATCTTTCCGCCCGACTGCTTGACCTCGCCGAGCGGTACGGCCTCCCCGTCGGGCGGTGCAAGACCCAGCTCCTCCTGGAACTCGCGGCGGGCTGCGTCCCAGGAGGGCTCGTCGGGTTCGTACTCGCCCTTCGGGACCGTCCAGGCCCCGGCGTCGCGCTTGGCGAAGAACGGGCCGCCCATATGGCCGAGCAACACTTCCAGACCGTCATCGGTGTGGCGGAACAGGAGCAGACCCGCACTGCGCTTCTCGCGCTTCCCGCCGGACGACGTCATGGCTTCACCTCCGCGGTCACGGCTTCACGTCCGGGTGGGCGGCGAGCAGGGTCTCGACCGTGTCCGCCTCCTCGGGCCGCTTGTCCTCGCGGTAGCGGACCACGCGCGCGAAGCGGAGAGTCACGCCGGCCGGGTAGCGGGTGGAGCGCTGCAGGCCGTCGTAGGCGATCTCGACGACCAGGTCGGGGCGCACGGTCACTCCCCAGCCCTGGTGTTCGACTGCGAGTTCCTGGAGCCGCTCGGTCTGCCAGCTCAGCATCGTGTCGGTCATGCCCTTGAAGGTCTTGCCGAGCATGGCGAAGGAGCCGTCCGCCGTGCGAGCGCCCAGGTGCAGGTTGGAGAGCTTGCCGGTCCTGCGGCCGTGGCCCCATTCGGCGGCCAGCACCACCAGGTCGAGGGTGTGCACCGGCTTGACCTTCAGCCAGGACGCGCCGCGCCGGCCCGCGCTGTAGGGGGCGTCGAGCGCTTTGACGACCACGCCCTCGTGGCCGCGCTTCAGGGTCTCGGCGAGAAAGTCCTCGGCCCGCGCGAGGTCCTCGGGCCCGGACACCGGGCTGCGGCGCACGCGCATCGGCTCGGGGACCAGCCGGGCCAGTTCCGCGTGCCGTTCGGCGAAGGGCAGGTCGAGCAGGTCGCGGTCGTCGACGGACAGGGCGTCGAAGAAGACCGGGGAGACGGGGACCTCCTTCGCCGCCGTCGCCACGTCCACGCGGGAGCCGACGCGGCCGGCGGTCTCCTGGAAGGAACGGGGGCGGCCCTGGCCGTCGAAGGCGATGACCTCCCCGTCCAGGATGAAGCGCTCGCCTCTCAACTCAAGTGCGGTCGCGGTCAGTTCGGGGAGCCGGTCGGTGATGTCGTCCAGGGTGCGGGTGTAGATCCGTACGGCCTCGCCGTCGCGGTGGACCTGGACGCGGATGCCGTCCAGCTTCTCCTCGACCACGCAGGCGCCGAGCTTGCCGACCGCCTCGGACACCGAGGAGGCGCTGTGCGCCAGCATCGGCAGGACGGGGCGGCCGACGGTGAGCCGGAAGCGTTCGAGGGCGGCGGGGCCGTCCGCGAGCAGGGCCTCGGCCACCGTCTGGAGCGACCCGGCGAGCATCACTGCCCGCCGCACGTCCGCCGGCGGTGCCTCGGTCGCCTGGGCCAGACCCTCCACCGCCACGGCATCCAGCGCGCCCTGCCGCACCTCGCCGGTGATCAGCCCGAACAGGAAGCGCTGCTCGTTCTCGGTGGCCGCGCCCATCAACTCGCCGACCAGACGGCCCCGTTCGGCCTGCGAACCGGTGCCTGACACCTTGCCGAGCCCGGTCAGCCGGGCGTCCACCTCGCGCACCGTGAGGGTCGGCTCGGCGGCCGGGGGGACCGGGCGGCTCAGCACCTTCCAGCCGATGCCGAGCCGCCCCTGCGGCAGCCGTCCTGCCAGATAAGGGATGACGATCGGTACGTCGTCAGCTTCGGCGTCCCGGAACAGCTCGGCGAGCAGAGCGATCTTCCGGGACCGCGCGGAGGTAGCGGCGACCTCCTGGGACACCTGGGCCAGCCGGGTCAGCAGCATGCAGCCATCGTGCACCGCAGGCGGCGGCTCTACACCCCCGCGGCCGCGTCGATGTCGGTCATCAGCATCTCCCCGTTGATCGTGGCCCCCGCCCGGTAGCCGCCCGCCGCCGCGTTCACGACCTGCTCGCCGAACCCCATCGCGTTGCCCGCGGCCCACACGCCCGGCACGGAGGTCAGGCCCGTCGCGTCGACCACCGGGTAGGCGCCGAAGGGCGTCTCGGTCATCTCGGCGCCGAGCCGCTCGAGCAGCGCGGTCTGCGGGATCGGACGGGGCGCGACGAACAGCGCCTGGCGGTCGTACGCCGAGCCGTTCGCCAGCCGCACTCCGGTGAGCCGGTCGTCCTCGACCACGAGCCCGGCGACCTCGCCGGGAACGACGTGCACGCCGGCCGCGGCGAGCCTGCGCAGGTCGTCGTCCGGCAGGTCGTCCTCGGCGACCTCGTGCAGGAAGAAGGTCACGTCCTTGGACCACTGGGAGACCATCAGCGCCTGGTGCACGCTCAGCGGGCCGGTCGCCAGCACCCCGAAGGCCTGGTCGCGCACCTCCCAGCCGTGGCAGTACGGGCAGTGCAGCACATCGCGCCCGAAGCGCTCGGCGACGCCGGGGACGGCGGGCAGCTCGTCCCTGAGGCCGGTCGTGATCACCAGCCGCCGGGCCCGCACGGTGCGTCCGCTCGCCAGCTCGACCGCGAAGTCCTCGCCCCGGGTGACGTCCACGGCGGTGTCCCGGACGAGCTCCACGCCGTACCGGGCGATCTCCTCGCGGCCGACCGCCAGGAACTCGGCGGGGGACATGCCGTCCCGGGTCAGATAGCCCTGCATGTGCGCGGCGGGCGCGTTGCGCGGCTGGCCCGCGTCGACGACCAGCGTGCGGCGCCGGGCCCGGCCCAGGACGAGGGCGGCCGAGAGACCCGCCGCACCGCCCCCGACGACGATCACTTCGTACGTTTCGGTCATGGTGACCACCTCCTCCCAGACCGTGCCGCCGAGGGCGCGGGATTGACAAACAAGTTTGCCGAAACTGCAATACCGGCATGAGTACCGATGAAGTTCTCGCGGGCGTGGGTCCCAGGCTGCGGCAGATGCGCAAAGAGCGCGAGGTGAGCCTCGCCTCGCTGTCCGAGGTGACCGGCATCTCGGTGAGCACGCTCTCCCGGCTGGAGTCCGGCCTGCGTAAACCCAGCCTGGAACTGCTGCTGCCGATCGCGCGGGCGCACCAAGTGCCGCTGGACGAGCTGGTCGGCAATCCCGTCGTCGGCGATCCGCGGGTGCGCGCCACCAAGCCGATCGAGCAGTACGGCCGCAAGCACTGGCCGCTGACCCGGCAGCCGGGCGGCCTCCAGGCCTTCAAGGTGCTCGAACCACAGCGCAGGCTCGAACCGGAGCCGCGCACGCACGAGGGCTACGAGTGGCTGTACGTCCTGTCGGGCAGACTGCGGCTGGTGCTCGGCGAGCACGACGTGGTGCTCACGGCGGGAGAGGCCGCCGAGTTCGACACACGGGTGCCGCACTGGTTCGGGTCGACGGGGGAGGGGCCGGTGGAGTTCCTGAGTCTGTTCGGGCCGCAGGGGGAGCGGATGCATGTGCGGGCGCGCCCCAAGAAGTCGTGACGCGCATGACTGTCTCCACAGGACTGTTCCCTGATCGGCAAGCGACCGCTTAGTATGCGAACCGACCCCGGTCAGACGAAGCAGTCCCCCGTGGAGGCACCGCATGCAGGCATGGCAAGTGCACGAGAACGGCGAGCCGAGCGAGGTGATGCGGCTCGAGGACGTCGAGACGCCCACGCCCGGTGACGGCCAGATCCTGCTGAAGGTGCGCGCCGCGAACATCAACTTCCCGGACGCCCTGCTGTGCCGGGGGCACTACCAGGTCAGGCCGCCGCTGCCCTTCACGCCCGGCGTGGAGATCTGCGGCGAGACGGAGGACGGGCGCCGGGTCCTCGCCAACCCCGCGCTGCCGTACGGCGGTTTCGCCGAGTACGCCGTCGCGGACGCCGCCGCCGTCCTGCCCGCCCCCGAGGCGCTGGACGACGCCGAGGCCGCCGCCCTGCACATCGGCTACCAGACCGGCTGGTTCGGCCTGCACCGGCGGGCCGGTCTGGAAGCCGGCGAGACGCTGCTCGTCCACGCTGCCGCTGGAGGGGTCGGCAGCGCGGCCGTGCAGCTCGGCAAGGCGGCCGGCGCACGGGTCATCGGTGTCGTGGGCGGCGCGGACAAGGCGGCCGTCGCCCGTGAGCTGGGCTGTGACGTCGTCATCGACCGGCGTGCCGAAAACGTCATCGGCGCCGTCAAGGAGGCCACCGGCGGCCGGGGCGCCGACGTCATCTACGACCCCGTCGGCGGCGAGGCCTACGCCCAGTCCGCCAAGGTCGTGGCCTTCGAGGGCCGGATCGTGGTCGTCGGCTTCGCCAGCGGCACGATCCCCAGCCCGGCGCTCAACCACGCGCTGGTGAAGAACTACTCGATCCTCGGCCTGCACTGGGGCCTGTACAACACCAAGAACCCGAAGCTGATCCAGCACTGCCACGAACAGCTCACCGAGCTGGCCGCCCGGGGCGCGATCAAGCCGCTGGTGAGCGAGCGGGTGCCGCTGGGCGGGGCCGCGGTCGCCGTCCAGAAGGTCGCCGACGGTGTCACCACCGGCCGTATCGCCGTCGTGCCGTCGCTGGAGAACGGAGCCGCCGCATGACGATCGACGCATCCGGACTCCGGCGCCGGACAGCCGAGCTGCTGGACGCCCAGCCGCCGACCGGCACCGACCGCCTGGACTTCCTGCGCGCCCGCTTCGACGCGGGCCTGGCGTGGGTGCACTACCCCGAGGGGCTCGGCGGACTCGGTGCTCCCCGCTCCCTCCAGGCCGTCGTGGACGCCGAGCTGGAGGTCGCGGGCGCCCCCGACAACGATCCGCGGCGCATCGGCATCGGGCTGGGCATGGCCGCGCCGACGATTCTCAAGTACGGCACCGAGGAGCAGAAGCAGCGGTATCTGCGGCCCCTGTGGACGGGTGAGGAGGTCTGGTGCCAGCTCTTCAGCGAGCCCGGCGCCGGATCCGACCTCGCCGCGCTGCGGACGCGCGCCGTCCGAGAAGGCGAGGACTGGGTCGTCAACGGGCAGAAGGTCTGGACTTCCAGCGCCCACATCGCCCGCTGGGCCATCCTCATCGCCCGCACCGACCCGGACGTGCCCAAGCACGCGGGCATCACCTACTTCCTCTGCGACATGACCGACCCCGGAGTCGAGGTCAGGCCGCTGCGGCAGATCACCGGTGAGGCCGAGTTCAACGAGGTCTTCCTCACCGACGTCCGCATCCCGGACTCACATCGCCTCGGCGAGGTCGGCGACGGCTGGCGGGTCGCGCAGACCACGCTGAACAACGAGCGCGTCGCGATCGGCGGCATGCGGCTGCCCCGCGAGGGCGGCATGATCGGCCCCATCGCCGAGACCTGGCGCGAGCGGCCCGAGCTGCGCACCCACGACCTGCACCAGCGGCTGCTGAAGCTGTGGGTGGAGTCCGAGGTCTCCCGCCTCGCCGCGGAGCGGCTGCGCCAGCAGCTCGTCGCGGGCCAGCCCGGCCCCGAGGGCGCCGGCATGAAGCTCGCCTTCGCCCGGCTCAACCAGGAGATCAGCGGCCTGGAGGTCGAACTGCGCGGCGAGGAGGGCCTGTTGTACGACGACTGGACCATGTGCCGCCCGGAGCTCGTGGACTTCACCGGCCGCGACGCCGGATACCGCTACCTGCGTTCCAAGGGCAACAGCATCGAGGGCGGGACCAGCGAGGTCCTGCTGAACATCGTCGCCGAGCGCGTCCTGGGCCTGCCGTCCGAGCCGCGCACCGACAAGGACGTCGCTTGGAAGGACCTGACCCGATGAAGACGCAGAGCGACTTGTTGTACTCGGAGGAGGAAGAGGCGCTGCGGGCCGCCGTACGGGACCTGCTCGCCGACCACTGCGACGCGCCCGGCGTCATCGCGCGCACCGAGTCGGACGCCCCGCACGACCTCGCGGCCTGGAAGGCGCTCGCGGACGGGATGGGTCTGGCCGGGCTCCTGGTACCGGAGGAGCAGGGCGGACAGGGCGCCACGCATCGCGAAGTCGCCGTCGTGCTGGAAGAGTTGGGGCGCGCGGTCGCGCCCGTGCCGTTCCTGACCAGCGCTGTCGTGGCCACCGAGGCCCTGCTCGGCTGCGAGACCGACGCGGGCCTGCTGGCCGAGCTGGCGTCCGGGCGGCGGATCGGCGCCCTCGCCGTGGCGCTGAACGTCGTTCCCGGCGGCGCCTTCAAGGCCGTACGGCATGAGGGCGGCGCCCTGCACGGGGAGCTGACCGGCATCGCCGACGCGGCGGTTGCCGACGTGCTGCTCGTGCCCGCGGACGACGGCGGACTGTACGCGGTCGACTCCGACGCCGTGACCGTCACCCCGCAGACGTCCCTGGACCTGACCCGCCCGGTGGCCACGGTGCGCCTGGACGGGGCGTCCGGCCGGCGGCTGGGGGCCGCCGAACCCGCCGTACGACGCGCCCTGCGCGCCGGAGCCGGGCTGCTCGCCTCCGAACAGTTCGGGCTCGCCGAGTGGACGTTGACGGAGACGGTCCGCTATCTGAAGGACCGCAAGCAGTTCAACCGGCCCGTCGGCGGCTTCCAGGCGCTCAAGCACCGGCTCGCCCAGCTGTGGCTGGAGGTCGTCAACCTCCGCGCCGCCGCCCGGGGCGCCGCCGACGCGCTCGCGACGGGGAACGACGTCGACGTGGCGGTGGCCGTCGCCCAGGCCTACACGGCGCCCGTCGCCGTGCACGCCGCCGAGGAGGCGCTGCAACTGCACGCCGGAATCGGCATGACCTGGGAGCACCCGGTCCACCTCTACCTGAAGCGCGCCAAGGCCGACTCCATCGCCTACGGGACGGCAGGCGCCCACCGTGCGGCGTTGGCCGAACTCGTCGACCTGCGGGCTCCCTGACGTACACCTGAGCGAACCCCGCGAAAAGCCCGCCCGACCTGGGGCGGGCTTTTCCGTGTGCGCTGCACCGGTGAAGTGAACGCAGGGCGGCAGTCCGGCCAACTCACCGCTCAGCTCTGCTGTTTGGGCCTTCGGAATCGCATACTCGCAGCGGTTCCCAACGCCTGAAACGCCCCTGTCAGGGAGGCAGAGCACATGGCCCTCACCACCCGTCGCAGAGCCCTCACGACCTTCGGCGCCGCCCTCGCGGGCGCGGTCGCCCTGCCCGCCACCGGCGCGCTGGCCGGCGAACAGAAGCACCGCCCGCGCCCGTTGTGGCGCGCCCACGCCCACAACGACTACGAGCACCCGCGTCCCCTCCTCGACGCCCTCGACCACCGCTTCGGCAGCCTCGAAGCAGACATCTACCTCGTCGGCGACCAGCTCCTCGTCGCCCACGACCCCGAGGATCTCGACCCCAGGCGCACGCTGGAGTCCCTCTACCTCGACCCGCTGGCCGCCCGCGTGCGGGCCAACCACGGCTGGGTCCACCGGGGGCACCACAAGCCGATCCAGCTGCTCATCGACATCAAGACCGAGGGCGCGTCGACGTACCTCGAACTCGACAAGCACCTGAGGCGCTACAAGCACCTGTTCACGACGTACGCCCACGGCCGGGTCCTCCCCGGGGCGGTCACCGCCGTGATCTCCGGCGACCGTGCGGCCCGTACGCCGATGGAGGCGCAGACCGTCCGCCGCGCCTTCTACGACGGCCGCCTCGCCGACCTCGGCAGCTCGGCCCCCGCCTCCTTCATCTCGCTCATCAGCGACAACTGGACGCTCAACTTCACCTGGCTCGGCGTCGGAGACTTCCCGGACGCCGAGCGGCAGAAGCTGCGCGGCATCGTCCGGGCGGCGCACTCCCGTGGGCAGAAGGTGCGCTTCTGGGCCACCCCGGACGTGGCCGGCCCGGCCCGGGACGCGCTGTGGGGCGAACTGCTGGCCGCCGACGTCGACTTCCTCAACACCGACGACCTCGCCGGTCTGGAGGCCTTCCTCGACGCCCGGCGGCGGACCCGCTAGAACGCCGCGCGGGAACACCACACGTTCGGAGGACAGGTCAGCCGCCCGGACGAACCCTCCGCTACGCCACACTTGCGGCCGAACGCCGCGAACCTTGACAAGGCGGCGTGGCGGAGGAGGTTGACGATGGCCATTTCCATCTCTGTGGTGCTGCTGCTGTTCATCCTGGCGGTGATCTTCGTCCGCAACGGCGGACTGAAGATCAGCCATGCGCTGGTGTGCCTGCTGCTCGGCTTCTACCTGGCCAGCACGAGCATGGCGCCCACCATCAACAGCGGTCTGACGGCCACCGCGGACATCGTCAGTGGCCTCAGACCGTAACGGTCAGCGAGCCGAGAAGACGCCGATGCCGTTGGGGACAGGGCGTTCCACTCCGTCGGACGGGTGGTTCCGTACCGAGACGGCCCCCGCTCCCGGCGCGCGGGCGACCAGCGTCGACGAACCGCCGCCGTCCAGGCTGAACGCGTCGATCGAACCCACATCCCGCATGACGGAGGCCACCTCCGCGATGGTCAGACCGGTGCGGTACTCGGGCGCGCCGTCCAGCGCGAGCAGCAGCAGGCGCCGGCCGTTGTCCGCGATGCCCACAGCCGTGCGCACGGCAGACGTCCGGTTGTCGAGGCCCGGCAGGGGCTCTCCGTCGTCGAGGACCGGATAGCCGCCGAGCGCGAAGCGGAACGGGACCCGTGACTTCGACGCCACCAGCCGGTGCCGTACCGTCACGCGCTCGCCCTCGAAGAACTTCCGCAGCTGCTGCGCCCCCGCCTCCCGCCCCACGAGCACGGTCGTGTCCGCCGCGATCGGCCCGCTCCCCGGAGTGTCGGCGGTCGACACGACACGGCCCCGGCGGACCGTCACCTCGTAGGTGTCCGTGCTGCACGGAGCCGCCCGGTCCGTGTCCGTCCCGCAGGTGGCGCGCACGCGGGAGACGCTGCCCCACTTGGCGGTGAACGCCCCGATGGAGCCCACCGGCAGGGCGTACTGGTTGAGGCCGCGCAGCGGCAGCCGGCCCTCGGGGGTGCGGATCGAGCCGTCCAGGCTCAGACCGCCGAGGCGGGCCCGGCGGTCGACACCCAGCCCGAACACGTCCTCAGTGCTCGTGCCGGGCGGCAGCGGGGGTCCGAAACGCTGGCCGTTCGGCACCGCGCCCTTCAGGGCCCGGCCGCGCGCGATGGCCGGTCCCACACTCGCGCCGGTCGCCTGGACACCGGGATGCTGGGCCTCGCTGATGTTGAAGAAGTCGCCGTTCACGCCCGCGACGGCGCCCTGCGCGGTGGCCTGCTGCGAGACGGTCGCCCGGGCCGCGACCGCCCCCGGCTGCAGCAGGTCGAGGCGCACGCGCGGGTTGCGCAGGTCGACGGTGAGGACATGGGCATGCGCCGTGCCCTTCGCCGCCGCGATGTCGAACTCGTCGTACGAGACACCCGGCGCGACCGTGGTGCCCTGCACGGCGCCGGCCGGTGCCGCCCCCACCAGGGCCGTACCGGCCAGCGCGCTGAGTGCCGTGAGCAGCGTGAGGGCCGCTCTGGCGGTTCCGAACCGTTTCTGACGACGCGTCACAGCTCCCCCTGATGTCTCGTCAAATGTGGCAGGACTCAGGGGAAGTGCACCAGACGGCGATGAGCTGCGGGGTTCTAGGCGCCGACGACGCGAGAACGGGTGAGGAAACGTACCCCCTCGGGTGCCTCCAGGGAGAAGCCGCTGCCTCTGCCCTCGACGACATCGACGATCAGCCGGGTGTGGCTCCACACCTCGTACTGACTGCGCGCCATCCAGAACGTCACCGGCTCCTCGACCCCCTCGACCTGGAGCTCCGCGAGCAACACGTCCGAGCCGCCCGTACGGAACTCGCCCTCCGGGTAGCACATCGGCGCGCTGCCGTCGCAGCAGCCGCCGGACTGGTGGAACATCAGCGGACCGTGCGCAGCCCGCAGCCGGCGCAGCAGGTCCGCGGCCGCGGGGGTGAGTTCGACGCGGGGGGTCTCGTCGTACGGCGGGGTCTCCTCATCCATGGGAGGAAGGGGAGCACGGGGAAGGTTGCGAGAGGGTTGCACCAAAAATGGCTCTGTCCATGTCGGTGGGCGCTGTTAGCCTCCTGCGGCCCGTGTGATCAACGGGCTCACCAGGGGAGGAAAACGTGAACAGTGCCAGAAGCAGCGGGAGTCGGCACAGGCCCAGCCGCATCGCGGTGGGCTTTGTCGTCACCGCGGCCGTCCTGACCGCGCCCGGAGTCGCCCACGCCGCCGAGAATCTGCCGCCGCGTCAGCCGTTGGTCCAGGATCTGCAGACCGGTACGAGGGCGTGCGCCACGGGGGAGCAGAAGGCGTACGTCGGGGCGCCGCCGACGCTGGAGGCGGTGCTGTACGACCCGGAGGAGGACAACCAGCCCGTCGAGGCCAACATGGTCAAGGGCGGGTTCGAGGCCTGGTGGACCGATGCCGAGGGCGTGGAACAGCGCCGCACCCACACCACGTCGGAGACGCTGTCCGGCTCACCCCAGCGTTGGCGGATGCCGGACGACATTCCGGCGAACACGGTCGTCTCCTGGCACGTGCGTGCCGACGACGGCACCGCGCTCTCCGCGTGGAGTTCCGAGGGCGCCGGCTCGGTCTGCCAGTTCGTGTACGACGACACCAGCCCGGAGAAGGCCGTCGTCACGTCCTCCGACTACCCGGATGACCAGATCCGCGACGGCGTCGGCGTCTACGGCAGCTTCACCATGGACTCCCCGTCGGACGATGTCACGCAGTACGTCTACAGCTTCATCGGCGGCCCGCAACTGACCGTCCGCCCCGACGAGCTCGGCGGCCCCGTCACCATCCGGCACCTTCCGCTGAAGTCCGGCCCGGACTACCTCAGCGTCCGCGCGATCGACCGTGCGGGCCGCAGCAGTACGACGACCACGTACTGGATCCGGATCAAGTCGGGCCGAGCCCCTGTCGCCCACTGGACCCTGGCGGACCCGGCGGGCTCCACCGCCGCCGCGGCTGAGGCCGGCCCTGCCGCCGACGCCGGTTCCGGGGTGGTCTTCGGCACGACCGCGCCGCGCGGCACTTCGCTGCCCTCCGTGGCGAGCCTCGACGGCAGCAGCCACGCCTTTCTCACCCCGAACGCACCGGCGGTCGACACCGGAAAGACCTTCGCCGTCAGTGCCTGGGCGCGCCCCGCGCGGACGGACCGGAACATGACCGTGGCCGGCCAGGACGCGGGGGCCCACACGGCCTTCACCCTGGGACTGCGCACCCGGCACGAAGGCCCGCAGTGGTCCTTCACCATTGGCGGCACCCGGGTCACCGGCGGCGCGCCGGAGACCGGCGAGTGGGCCCATGTGCTGGGCCTGTACGACCAGGAGACCGGCAAGGCGAGGCTCTACGTCAACGGCAACGAGGTCGGCACGCCCGCCGAGGCGACACCCGACCGGACGGCGGGCGCCTTCCAGGTCGGCCGCTCCCGCAAGGGCGGCGGCTACGGGGACCGCTGGCGCGGCGCCGTCGGCGACGTCCGCGCCTACGACCGGGTGGTCGTTCCCGACGAGGTCACCGAACTCGCCTACCGCAAGCCGACGCTGCTCGGCCACTGGTCGCTGGAGACCGCCACGGACGGCGCGAGCCCCGAGCAGAACGGCAAGGCGCCGCTGACGCTCGGCCCGGGAGCCTCGATCCACCGCGGCCCCGACGGCTCCTGCATCCCCGATCTCGATCCGGACTGCCCTTTCGTGCCCTACCCCCTCGTCGGTGACGGCCACCTCAAGCTGGACGGCGC is a window from the Streptomyces sp. NBC_00299 genome containing:
- a CDS encoding NADP-dependent succinic semialdehyde dehydrogenase, whose translation is MPIATVNPANGETLKTYEAMGAEEIERRLQLAEATFRTYRTTSFVDRARLLIQAASLLEGDQDDIARTMTTEMGKPITQSRAEVAKCAKAMRWYAERAEELLADEEPPESDVKDSGASRVRVRYRPLGPVLAVMPWNFPLWQVIRFAAPALMAGNVGLLKHASNVPQTALYLEDLFHRAGYTEGCFQTLLVGSGQVDEILRDERVRAATLTGSEPAGRAVAATAGEMIKKTVLELGGSDPYVVMPSADVDRAAQIAVTARVQNTGQSCIAAKRFIVHTDVYEAFAERFVEGMKALVVGDPMQEETEVGPLSSERGRDDLEELVDDARRSGAAVLCGGHQLRRPELPGWYYAPTVLAGITREMRIHREEAFGPVATLYRADDLDEAVLIANDSPFGLSSNVWTRDEAEVDRFVRDLEAGSVYVNGMTASHPAFPFGGVKRSGYGRELSGHGIREFCNITTVWQGA
- a CDS encoding NUDIX domain-containing protein, producing the protein MTSSGGKREKRSAGLLLFRHTDDGLEVLLGHMGGPFFAKRDAGAWTVPKGEYEPDEPSWDAARREFQEELGLAPPDGEAVPLGEVKQSGGKIVTVWAVEADLDPATVVPGTFVMEWPPRSGRTQEFPELDRVAWLGVDRAREVVVKAQAAFLDRLAEHSA
- a CDS encoding ATP-dependent DNA ligase → MLLTRLAQVSQEVAATSARSRKIALLAELFRDAEADDVPIVIPYLAGRLPQGRLGIGWKVLSRPVPPAAEPTLTVREVDARLTGLGKVSGTGSQAERGRLVGELMGAATENEQRFLFGLITGEVRQGALDAVAVEGLAQATEAPPADVRRAVMLAGSLQTVAEALLADGPAALERFRLTVGRPVLPMLAHSASSVSEAVGKLGACVVEEKLDGIRVQVHRDGEAVRIYTRTLDDITDRLPELTATALELRGERFILDGEVIAFDGQGRPRSFQETAGRVGSRVDVATAAKEVPVSPVFFDALSVDDRDLLDLPFAERHAELARLVPEPMRVRRSPVSGPEDLARAEDFLAETLKRGHEGVVVKALDAPYSAGRRGASWLKVKPVHTLDLVVLAAEWGHGRRTGKLSNLHLGARTADGSFAMLGKTFKGMTDTMLSWQTERLQELAVEHQGWGVTVRPDLVVEIAYDGLQRSTRYPAGVTLRFARVVRYREDKRPEEADTVETLLAAHPDVKP
- a CDS encoding NAD(P)/FAD-dependent oxidoreductase, which gives rise to MTETYEVIVVGGGAAGLSAALVLGRARRRTLVVDAGQPRNAPAAHMQGYLTRDGMSPAEFLAVGREEIARYGVELVRDTAVDVTRGEDFAVELASGRTVRARRLVITTGLRDELPAVPGVAERFGRDVLHCPYCHGWEVRDQAFGVLATGPLSVHQALMVSQWSKDVTFFLHEVAEDDLPDDDLRRLAAAGVHVVPGEVAGLVVEDDRLTGVRLANGSAYDRQALFVAPRPIPQTALLERLGAEMTETPFGAYPVVDATGLTSVPGVWAAGNAMGFGEQVVNAAAGGYRAGATINGEMLMTDIDAAAGV
- a CDS encoding helix-turn-helix domain-containing protein; this encodes MSTDEVLAGVGPRLRQMRKEREVSLASLSEVTGISVSTLSRLESGLRKPSLELLLPIARAHQVPLDELVGNPVVGDPRVRATKPIEQYGRKHWPLTRQPGGLQAFKVLEPQRRLEPEPRTHEGYEWLYVLSGRLRLVLGEHDVVLTAGEAAEFDTRVPHWFGSTGEGPVEFLSLFGPQGERMHVRARPKKS
- a CDS encoding NADPH:quinone oxidoreductase family protein, yielding MQAWQVHENGEPSEVMRLEDVETPTPGDGQILLKVRAANINFPDALLCRGHYQVRPPLPFTPGVEICGETEDGRRVLANPALPYGGFAEYAVADAAAVLPAPEALDDAEAAALHIGYQTGWFGLHRRAGLEAGETLLVHAAAGGVGSAAVQLGKAAGARVIGVVGGADKAAVARELGCDVVIDRRAENVIGAVKEATGGRGADVIYDPVGGEAYAQSAKVVAFEGRIVVVGFASGTIPSPALNHALVKNYSILGLHWGLYNTKNPKLIQHCHEQLTELAARGAIKPLVSERVPLGGAAVAVQKVADGVTTGRIAVVPSLENGAAA
- a CDS encoding acyl-CoA dehydrogenase family protein, coding for MTIDASGLRRRTAELLDAQPPTGTDRLDFLRARFDAGLAWVHYPEGLGGLGAPRSLQAVVDAELEVAGAPDNDPRRIGIGLGMAAPTILKYGTEEQKQRYLRPLWTGEEVWCQLFSEPGAGSDLAALRTRAVREGEDWVVNGQKVWTSSAHIARWAILIARTDPDVPKHAGITYFLCDMTDPGVEVRPLRQITGEAEFNEVFLTDVRIPDSHRLGEVGDGWRVAQTTLNNERVAIGGMRLPREGGMIGPIAETWRERPELRTHDLHQRLLKLWVESEVSRLAAERLRQQLVAGQPGPEGAGMKLAFARLNQEISGLEVELRGEEGLLYDDWTMCRPELVDFTGRDAGYRYLRSKGNSIEGGTSEVLLNIVAERVLGLPSEPRTDKDVAWKDLTR